One Pseudobutyrivibrio xylanivorans genomic window, ACCTCATCCTCACCTAAATACTCAACTCGAGTTCCTCTAACAAGCAAACGGTGAGTGTTTACACCATATGGTGTGCAGGTGAACAAGGTCACATAATCTTTTCCAGGCACAACAGACATTGCATTGGAAAGAGAATCAAGATCTTCAGCTTCAATCATTGGATAAACCTGATCCACTTCATAAGCCAAAGTCTTATCCAATACATGGATATAGAACTTATCGCCAGCCTTCAACTGATCCAGGTTAGTAAAAAGTTCCGCTGAAGGAAGGCCTCTATGTCCTACGATGACGGAATGTGTTCCTTCACCACCAATAGGAAGCGCTGTGCCATTCATATGACCTACAGCAGTCTGAATATATTCATCAAAAGTGCCATGCACAATAGACAGCTTGAGATTAATCTTTGGAATAGAAAGATATCCCATTATGCCATCACCATTTACATTTAGCACTGAGTAATATTGCGAGTTCAAAAACTGATCTGTTGGTGTAATTGCATCACCATCAGCACCAGTACCAAAAGCATCGTTGCCAATTTTATTTTCGGTAATCTCTGCATTGAAAGCCTCTGCTGCCTTCCACTGCTCAGAATAGTCAGCTTCTGTCATGTTTGAAACCGAAGTCTCATAGTTATTTATAAGCTGACTTTGGACATAAATATTCCACTCATTAGAGATAGTTGGATACAAAAGAATTCCAACTCCTACCAAAAATAACAGGATTATAAAGCCTTTAATTAGCCCTTGTTTCAATGTTATGCCCCCTTCTTAGTGATATGTCTATCTATCAGGAACAAAATCAGAATAAACACTGCTACTATAGAAAGCCCTACAATTA contains:
- a CDS encoding class C sortase, producing the protein MKQGLIKGFIILLFLVGVGILLYPTISNEWNIYVQSQLINNYETSVSNMTEADYSEQWKAAEAFNAEITENKIGNDAFGTGADGDAITPTDQFLNSQYYSVLNVNGDGIMGYLSIPKINLKLSIVHGTFDEYIQTAVGHMNGTALPIGGEGTHSVIVGHRGLPSAELFTNLDQLKAGDKFYIHVLDKTLAYEVDQVYPMIEAEDLDSLSNAMSVVPGKDYVTLFTCTPYGVNTHRLLVRGTRVEYLGEDEVPKGTDAVVETVKNYYLIFTIAGFIVAIIIISIIRLVFKKRNAKA